Within Bacillus sp. Marseille-Q1617, the genomic segment GTGAAGAATTTGATTTCAGCCCGTCTTGCGGCGGATGTGATGGGGGTTCCAACCTTGATTGTGGCACGTACAGATGCCAATGCAGCGGATTTGATCACGAGTGATTTCGATTCATATGACGCACCATTCATCACCGGTGAGCGTACTCCTGAAGGCTTCTTCCGTACAAAGGCGGGTCTTGATCAAGCAATCGCGAGAGGCCTTGCTTATGCTCCTTACGCCGACCTTATATGGTGTGAAACTTCAGAACCGAGCCTGGAGGAGGCCCGTCAATTTGCGGAAGCCATCCACAAGGAACACCCTGGGAAACTTCTAGCGTATAACTGTTCTCCATCCTTCAACTGGAAGAAGAAGCTCGATGATGATACAATCGCGAAGTTCCAAATCGAGTTGGGCAAAATGGGCTATAAGTTCCAATTTGTTACGCTTGCAGGATTCCATGCACTCAATCACAGCATGTTCGAATTGGCGAGAGGATATAAAGACCGCGGTATGGCTGCGTACTCCGAGCTTCAGCAAGCTGAATTTGCGAGTGAAGTACACGGCTACTCTGCAACAAGACATCAGCGTGAAGTAGGAACAGGCTACTTTGATGAAGTGTCCATGGTCATTTCAGGAGGTACTTCTTCTACTACAGCCCTGAAAGGATCTACAGAAGCGGAACAATTTTAATCAAACAAGAACAAAAAAATTAACGCCCGTCCCTCGGTGCTTTAAAGCGCTGAGGAACGGGCTTTTTCTTTAGGATAGAATGTTTGTGATTAATTTTTAATAAATATACTATTGATTTTATTTTTATGCAGTCATATAATAAGACCTAATTTAAATCTATAGTGTGTGGTGAGTGACTGATGAAAGTTGGAATTGTTGGATCTACAGGTTATGGTGGTGTAGAACTGCATCGCCTCCTGTCGAATCACCCTTCAATCGAAAATTGTATTTTGTATTCATCAACGTTGAATGGGAATTCATATGTTGAGCAATATCCCCATCTGACTGATCTATCGAATGAATCGGTCCATGTCATTCAGTTTGATGAAATGAAACGGCTTGATGCGGTGTTCCTGGCGGTTCCGGCAGGTATCTCCAAAGAGATGACGCCAAAGTTGCTGGGAGGGAAGGCAAAGATAATTGATCTGTCCGGGGATCTTCGATTGCAGGATCCAAAGGACTATGAGGACTGGTATAAGGGAGTCTCGGCAGAAACCTCCGTCTTAAGCAAAGCTGTTTACGGGCTGACAGAATGCAATCAGGGTGCCATTAAAGAAGCGGACCTCATCGCTAACCCGGGCTGCTTCCCTACCGCGACCCTGTTGGCGCTTGCCCCGCTGGTCCAGCAAAAGCTTATACAGCCGGATTCATTGATCATCGATGCCAAGACGGGTCTTTCGGGAGCAGGACGGAAGCCGTCGCTATCCAGTCATTTTTCCGAAACACAGGAAAACTTAAGGATCTACAAGGTTCATGAGCATCAGCATACCCCGGAGATCGAACAGCAGCTGAAGCGTTGGAACCCTGATTCGGCACCTGTGACCTTTACGACTCATCTAATTCCTATGACGCGCGGCATCATGACAACCATTTATGGTGAGCTTCCGGCGAAGCAAACGACAGAGGAGCTGCATGAACTTTATCAAGACTTTTACAGCGGCAGTCCCTTTGTACGGATTCGGCCAATCGGCCAATTTCCAAGTACCAAAGAAGTGTTCGGCACCAATTTCTGCGATATTGCTATAAAAGTAGATGAGAGGACGGGCAGAGTGACAATCGTTTCCGTCATTGACAATTTGATCAAAGGTGCAGCAGGCCAGGCGGTACAAAATATGAATCTCATGTTCGGTCTCGAAGAAACGGCCGGACTTCAATACTATCCAATTTATCCATAGTCTTTTTTTCTAATAGATTGTTGCTTTTCGTACATACTGGGAGCCTGAATGGTGCATGTCCACGTACTCTTTTCAGATTCAAGCCTATAAGAGGTATAGTCATAAATCCCGAAAATGCCCAAGATCCGGTATTTTCTTGTTTATAAATCAACCCAGTAAGCGAAAAGAGCTTATCCATAAAAGGAGGAGAGAGAAATGAGCGTCATGGAGAAAAAAGCAGTGCAGAAGGTAGCGGGGGGGAGCATATTATCCCCTGAAGGTTTCAAAGCGGGCGGCCTCCATATCGGTCTGCGTTACGAAAAAAAGGATTTTGGCGTGGTGTACAGTGAAACACCTGCCCAGAGCGCAGCGGTTTACACAAAAAGTCATTTTCAGGCAGCCCCACTTAAAGTGACGCAGGAAAGCATCTCAGCTGCCGGCATACTCCAGGCAGTCGTATGCAACAGTGCGATTGCCAATGCCTGCACCGGCGAGCAGGGATTGAAAGATGCATTGAAAACAAGAGAACTGATTGCAAAGCGCTTCAAGCTGCCTGAGGAGTATGTTGCCGTCGCTTCGACAGGAGTGATCGGTGAATGTCTCCCGATGGAAAAAATGGAGCAAGGGTGCAGCGATATTGCAGTCCACAGGGATTACAACAGTGCTAAATCTTTTCAGCAGGCGATCTTGACGACAGACACAGTTGAAAAAGCCAGCTGTGTCGAGGTGGTGATCGATGGAAAGACCGTCACGATTGGCGGTGCTGCCAAGGGATCGGGGATGATTCATCCGAATATGGGAACGATGCTCGGCTTTATCACGACGGATGCCAATATCGCCTCCCCAGTCTTGCAAAGTGCCTTGAAAAAAGCGGTCAATACTTCTTTTAATCAGATTACAGTGGACGGGGAGACGTCTACGAATGACATGGTCATTGTTATGGCAAACGGAGCG encodes:
- the aceA gene encoding isocitrate lyase, whose translation is MTKNSVNERAKALQESWELDERWRGVTRPYSAEDVIRLRGSIDIEHTLARRGSDKLWNLLHEENYINALGALTGNQAVQQVRAGLKAIYLSGWQVAADANLSGQMYPDQSLYPANSVPSVVKRINQALQRADQVHYVEGDESIDWFVPIVADAEAGFGGQLNVFELMKGMIESGASAVHFEDQLSSEKKCGHLGGKVLLPTQTSVKNLISARLAADVMGVPTLIVARTDANAADLITSDFDSYDAPFITGERTPEGFFRTKAGLDQAIARGLAYAPYADLIWCETSEPSLEEARQFAEAIHKEHPGKLLAYNCSPSFNWKKKLDDDTIAKFQIELGKMGYKFQFVTLAGFHALNHSMFELARGYKDRGMAAYSELQQAEFASEVHGYSATRHQREVGTGYFDEVSMVISGGTSSTTALKGSTEAEQF
- the argC gene encoding N-acetyl-gamma-glutamyl-phosphate reductase; amino-acid sequence: MKVGIVGSTGYGGVELHRLLSNHPSIENCILYSSTLNGNSYVEQYPHLTDLSNESVHVIQFDEMKRLDAVFLAVPAGISKEMTPKLLGGKAKIIDLSGDLRLQDPKDYEDWYKGVSAETSVLSKAVYGLTECNQGAIKEADLIANPGCFPTATLLALAPLVQQKLIQPDSLIIDAKTGLSGAGRKPSLSSHFSETQENLRIYKVHEHQHTPEIEQQLKRWNPDSAPVTFTTHLIPMTRGIMTTIYGELPAKQTTEELHELYQDFYSGSPFVRIRPIGQFPSTKEVFGTNFCDIAIKVDERTGRVTIVSVIDNLIKGAAGQAVQNMNLMFGLEETAGLQYYPIYP
- the argJ gene encoding bifunctional ornithine acetyltransferase/N-acetylglutamate synthase, with the translated sequence MSVMEKKAVQKVAGGSILSPEGFKAGGLHIGLRYEKKDFGVVYSETPAQSAAVYTKSHFQAAPLKVTQESISAAGILQAVVCNSAIANACTGEQGLKDALKTRELIAKRFKLPEEYVAVASTGVIGECLPMEKMEQGCSDIAVHRDYNSAKSFQQAILTTDTVEKASCVEVVIDGKTVTIGGAAKGSGMIHPNMGTMLGFITTDANIASPVLQSALKKAVNTSFNQITVDGETSTNDMVIVMANGAAGNKPLNENHPDWVHFQEGITLLCEDLAKQIARDGEGATKLVEVEVNGAHSTEDANIIAKKIVGSNLVKTAIYGADPNWGRIVGAMGHSDVTLQPETCDIHIGDELVFSNGTPQVFNEQSVSEYMKNEEHVVIKVLLQDGQGDGKAWGCDLTYDYVKINASYRT